A part of Amphiprion ocellaris isolate individual 3 ecotype Okinawa chromosome 16, ASM2253959v1, whole genome shotgun sequence genomic DNA contains:
- the LOC111573711 gene encoding uncharacterized protein LOC111573711 isoform X1 translates to MLLIVTQKEEVGVQSENPTQSQREREEEEPDDQQKTKKQFDQPQDDRQQKKCVREQEEDDQQHQTEKKKKTKKTKKKKKTKKKKTKKKRSSRLLQRYL, encoded by the exons ATGCTGCTTATAGTGACACAAAAG gaggaagtcggagtacaAAGCGAAAACCCCACACAGTCACAGAGAGAACGTGAAGAGGAAGAACCAGACGACCAGCAG aagacaaagaaacagttcGATCAGCCTCAGGACGATCGACAACAGAAGAAATGTGTCCGAGAACAGGAAGAAGATGACCAACAGCatcaaacagagaagaagaagaagacgaagaagacaaagaagaagaagaagacaaagaagaagaagacgaagaagaagagaagctcCAGATTACTCCAAAG gtatctctaG
- the LOC111573711 gene encoding uncharacterized protein LOC111573711 isoform X2: MLLIVTQKEEVGVQSENPTQSQREREEEEPDDQQTKKQFDQPQDDRQQKKCVREQEEDDQQHQTEKKKKTKKTKKKKKTKKKKTKKKRSSRLLQRYL, translated from the exons ATGCTGCTTATAGTGACACAAAAG gaggaagtcggagtacaAAGCGAAAACCCCACACAGTCACAGAGAGAACGTGAAGAGGAAGAACCAGACGACCAGCAG acaaagaaacagttcGATCAGCCTCAGGACGATCGACAACAGAAGAAATGTGTCCGAGAACAGGAAGAAGATGACCAACAGCatcaaacagagaagaagaagaagacgaagaagacaaagaagaagaagaagacaaagaagaagaagacgaagaagaagagaagctcCAGATTACTCCAAAG gtatctctaG